A section of the Chryseobacterium ginsenosidimutans genome encodes:
- a CDS encoding family 43 glycosylhydrolase, protein MKKPFTRRDFLQTSALGIAAVVLGSSFTSVLSLEDKPYFNLKPIGRQFSLEGYYIWCSSPIWGENGKVHLFYSRWKKEKGMGGWLNGSEICRAEADSPFHKFEHKQVILTPRGGEFWDATTCHNPLIKKVEGQYYLFFMGNSNGKTNTKRIGLATSKSLDGDWARPEQPLLLPGKEGSWDDHCTTNPAFVKGNDGKYWLFYKSWNTKEYETQKGPIRGNRKYGLAKADHPMGPYKKVSENPVIDFSSLRNNVQLEDAFVWKQKGKFHMIARDMGFFNHEYGLHLTTKDGLQWTKPEVAYLNMKSYINEPAPPKHLNRFGRLERPMLLLDKDGETPKFLFGATQGGEFETSTTFVFEILKG, encoded by the coding sequence ATGAAGAAACCTTTCACACGCAGAGATTTTTTACAGACTTCAGCTTTGGGAATCGCGGCTGTGGTTTTGGGATCGTCATTTACGAGTGTATTATCTTTAGAAGACAAGCCTTATTTTAATTTAAAACCAATCGGACGACAGTTTTCTTTGGAAGGTTACTACATTTGGTGCAGTTCTCCGATTTGGGGTGAAAACGGTAAAGTTCATCTTTTTTATTCCAGATGGAAAAAAGAAAAAGGAATGGGCGGTTGGCTCAACGGCTCTGAAATTTGCCGTGCAGAAGCAGATTCTCCTTTTCATAAATTTGAACATAAACAGGTTATTCTTACTCCAAGAGGAGGAGAATTTTGGGATGCAACAACCTGCCACAATCCTTTGATCAAAAAAGTGGAAGGTCAATATTATTTATTCTTCATGGGTAATTCCAACGGTAAAACAAATACCAAAAGAATAGGATTAGCAACTTCAAAAAGCCTTGACGGAGATTGGGCAAGACCTGAACAACCTTTGCTTCTTCCCGGAAAAGAAGGTTCTTGGGACGATCATTGTACAACAAATCCAGCGTTCGTGAAAGGAAACGACGGTAAATATTGGCTGTTTTATAAATCATGGAATACCAAAGAATATGAAACTCAAAAAGGACCGATTCGAGGGAACAGAAAATACGGATTGGCAAAGGCAGATCATCCAATGGGACCTTATAAAAAAGTATCTGAAAATCCGGTAATTGATTTTTCATCTTTACGTAATAATGTTCAGTTGGAAGATGCTTTTGTCTGGAAACAAAAAGGAAAATTTCACATGATAGCACGCGATATGGGATTTTTTAACCACGAGTATGGCTTGCATTTAACAACAAAAGACGGCTTGCAGTGGACAAAACCGGAAGTTGCTTATCTTAATATGAAAAGTTATATAAACGAGCCTGCTCCTCCAAAACATTTAAACCGATTCGGAAGATTGGAACGTCCAATGCTTTTATTGGATAAAGATGGTGAAACGCCTAAATTTTTATTTGGAGCAACGCAAGGCGGGGAATTTGAAACTTCAACGACTTTTGTGTTTGAGATTTTGAAAGGCTAA
- a CDS encoding glycosyltransferase family 2 protein, with amino-acid sequence MINVPSKVSIIVPVYNVENYLAKCLDSLVVQTHQNIEILVVNDGSKDNSEQVIQNYAQKYPEKIKPFSKENGGLSDARNFGLDRVTGDYIGFVDSDDYVTPTMFEEMVNLAEKYQSKMVICNIQKVDQNGNVTQKLTQIPNMPEKIDLEENFSVFSDLSYFACNKLFKKELFNGKRFKKGAHFEDIQLIPQLLLECKIICQTQNFHYQYLERTDSITKTHTEKGLDIFKAVEDVESYFKNSAYSHKNKELKNFQIFEGVYSFLAYLAFVKNEAVFYEMSEKLEIFIKTRGIKLKDIFRYSRFDKNYLLSLPLKKKIFYLLFFAKQKKLIRKLV; translated from the coding sequence ATGATAAACGTTCCCTCAAAAGTTTCCATCATTGTTCCCGTTTATAATGTCGAGAATTACCTGGCAAAATGCCTTGATTCTTTGGTTGTCCAGACACATCAGAATATTGAAATTCTGGTTGTAAATGATGGAAGTAAAGATAATTCTGAACAAGTTATTCAGAATTATGCTCAAAAGTATCCTGAAAAAATTAAGCCTTTCAGTAAAGAAAACGGCGGTTTAAGTGATGCCCGAAATTTCGGACTTGATAGAGTAACAGGAGATTACATCGGATTTGTAGACAGCGACGATTATGTAACACCCACGATGTTTGAAGAAATGGTAAATCTTGCGGAAAAATATCAGTCTAAAATGGTGATCTGCAATATTCAAAAGGTGGATCAAAACGGAAATGTCACTCAAAAGCTGACGCAAATTCCCAACATGCCGGAAAAAATCGATTTGGAAGAAAACTTTTCTGTATTTTCGGACCTGAGTTATTTTGCCTGTAATAAATTATTTAAAAAGGAACTTTTTAACGGTAAAAGATTTAAAAAGGGAGCTCATTTTGAAGATATTCAATTGATTCCCCAGCTTTTATTGGAATGTAAAATCATTTGTCAAACTCAGAATTTCCATTATCAATATCTTGAGCGCACAGATTCTATCACAAAAACTCACACAGAAAAAGGTCTCGATATTTTTAAAGCTGTTGAAGATGTAGAATCTTACTTCAAAAATTCTGCTTATTCTCATAAAAACAAAGAGCTTAAAAATTTCCAGATTTTTGAAGGAGTTTACTCTTTTCTTGCTTATTTGGCTTTCGTTAAAAATGAAGCAGTTTTTTATGAAATGTCTGAAAAATTAGAGATTTTCATAAAAACAAGAGGAATAAAATTAAAAGATATATTTAGATATAGTCGTTTTGATAAAAATTATCTGTTATCTTTGCCACTGAAAAAAAAGATATTTTATCTGTTATTTTTTGCAAAACAAAAAAAGCTGATAAGAAAATTAGTTTAA
- a CDS encoding glycosyltransferase family 4 protein, producing MKNFELFLTQSGIPIFYVKVGLGFLFSFLITYFSVPTIIKISRRKNLMDEPGVRSSHLRKIPNLGGIAIFYSIGISASIFAYELFDLYKFLFASLVILLYIGVMDDVVVMRAYKKLVVQIIVSLLIVVGSDIRIRSLFGIFGIYEISYFISIIFSVITFIILINAFNLIDGIDGLAGGYSVICSALFGISYYRLGEYNYPLVVLSVIIIGAVLAFLYYNLSNYRTSKIFMGDTGSMLLGFLLAFTSICFIDIFIDKKLPDIPRYHLQSAPVVAVAILILPIVDTLNVIIVRIINKKSPFDADKNHIHHKLLKLNLTHRRSSFYIIVYYLFVVTIAYYFRHINVNLLLLIILFLGFFGAYIPDFIYVLKNNKKTNN from the coding sequence ATGAAGAATTTTGAATTGTTCTTAACCCAATCAGGCATTCCTATTTTTTATGTAAAAGTAGGTCTGGGTTTTTTATTCTCTTTCCTAATCACGTATTTTTCCGTTCCTACCATTATTAAAATTTCCAGGAGGAAAAACTTAATGGACGAACCTGGCGTAAGAAGTTCTCACCTGAGAAAAATCCCTAATCTTGGCGGTATTGCTATTTTTTACTCTATAGGAATTTCTGCATCTATATTTGCTTACGAACTTTTTGATTTATACAAATTTTTATTTGCCTCCCTCGTAATTCTCCTTTATATAGGTGTAATGGATGATGTTGTGGTGATGAGAGCTTATAAAAAACTGGTGGTACAGATCATTGTTTCATTACTTATTGTTGTGGGCTCGGATATTAGGATCAGAAGTCTTTTTGGGATTTTTGGGATTTATGAGATAAGTTATTTTATAAGTATAATCTTCAGTGTTATTACTTTTATTATCCTTATTAATGCATTTAACTTAATTGACGGGATTGATGGTCTTGCCGGAGGATATTCTGTGATTTGCAGTGCTCTTTTTGGGATAAGTTATTATAGATTAGGTGAGTATAATTACCCTTTGGTGGTTTTATCGGTGATAATAATTGGGGCAGTTCTGGCATTTTTGTATTATAACTTATCAAATTACAGAACGAGCAAAATTTTTATGGGAGATACAGGCTCAATGCTCCTGGGATTCTTATTAGCATTTACTTCCATATGTTTTATTGATATTTTTATTGATAAAAAACTTCCTGATATCCCGAGATATCATTTGCAGTCGGCTCCTGTTGTAGCTGTAGCAATTTTGATTTTACCTATTGTGGATACTTTAAACGTAATTATTGTAAGGATTATCAACAAAAAATCTCCATTTGACGCAGACAAAAATCATATCCATCACAAGCTTTTAAAACTAAATCTTACCCATAGGAGATCTAGCTTTTATATTATTGTGTATTACCTTTTCGTAGTTACTATAGCTTATTATTTCAGACATATAAATGTAAATCTTTTATTGCTAATTATTTTGTTTCTGGGCTTTTTCGGAGCTTATATTCCTGATTTTATTTATGTTTTGAAAAATAATAAGAAGACTAACAATTAA
- a CDS encoding formimidoylglutamase → MNFEDFIISPRNFKTENWQIGNRITKDIKEDSIVLLFVSDYRGANGDAEVQDFTRIRKEFYKLSQLDFEIPIVDLGDLVSGKSVQDSHYILQEVLSACHYKRALPVIVGGSNDFAFSLFSALNFHTKNINYTQISNIISLKQGEIINEHTFLSKMFGAKNFSIKNYHHLGYQKHLNEADTVRLIKEVEFDIIRLAEMMNSTEKTEPFFRKADLVTVNCDAIESFSEPFSMNPQVNGLNRREICAYMKEIGLSENLKSVGIFNYNIYSENQLNHQLLAQMIWYLMEGINIQRSHPKERHYEVFYVLVDDRQYAFKRDTFSNLWYFGDDENIENCIPCSRKDFDEAKKGWLNARLTKI, encoded by the coding sequence ATGAATTTTGAAGATTTTATCATATCCCCAAGAAATTTCAAGACTGAAAATTGGCAAATCGGCAATCGTATCACAAAAGATATAAAGGAAGACAGCATTGTTCTCCTGTTTGTTTCAGATTACAGAGGTGCAAACGGTGATGCAGAAGTACAGGATTTTACAAGGATCAGAAAAGAATTTTATAAGCTTTCACAGCTGGATTTTGAAATTCCTATAGTTGATTTGGGAGATTTGGTTTCCGGAAAATCGGTTCAGGATTCTCATTATATTCTGCAGGAGGTTTTGTCGGCTTGTCATTACAAAAGAGCGCTTCCTGTAATTGTCGGAGGCTCCAATGATTTTGCTTTCTCGCTTTTCTCGGCACTCAATTTTCATACGAAAAATATTAATTATACTCAGATCAGCAATATTATTTCTTTAAAACAGGGTGAAATAATCAACGAACATACATTTTTAAGTAAAATGTTTGGTGCTAAGAATTTTTCTATTAAAAATTATCATCATTTAGGCTATCAGAAACATTTGAATGAAGCCGATACTGTAAGGTTGATTAAAGAAGTGGAGTTTGATATCATTCGTTTGGCTGAAATGATGAATTCTACCGAAAAAACAGAGCCCTTTTTCAGAAAAGCAGATTTGGTAACGGTAAATTGTGATGCAATCGAAAGTTTCAGCGAACCTTTTTCGATGAATCCGCAGGTGAACGGATTGAACCGACGGGAAATCTGCGCCTACATGAAAGAAATCGGGTTGAGTGAAAACCTAAAATCTGTAGGAATTTTTAATTATAATATTTATTCCGAAAATCAATTAAATCATCAGCTTTTAGCACAAATGATCTGGTACCTGATGGAAGGAATCAATATCCAAAGATCTCATCCGAAAGAAAGGCATTATGAAGTTTTTTATGTGCTTGTCGATGACAGGCAGTATGCTTTCAAGCGCGATACTTTCAGTAATCTTTGGTATTTTGGGGATGATGAAAATATAGAAAACTGTATTCCCTGTTCCCGGAAAGATTTCGACGAAGCTAAAAAAGGCTGGCTGAATGCACGACTGACGAAAATTTAA